A region of the Litchfieldia alkalitelluris genome:
CGTTTATCAGGTCTATTGATTATAAAAGTTACAACACCACTGTCATCTCTATTTATTAAATAATTTTTCATTATCCGGCCCCATTTAATAATTGTTAACTGCTTTAGGTTAATGATTATTATAGTTAAAAACATGATAAAACTAAAAATGTGATATCCCAATTGGGATATCACATTTAATGTTAACTATTAAAATTAATCGTTAACTACTTCTTTTCCTTTGTATGTTCCACAAGCTTTACACACACGGTGAGCTAGTTTCATTTCACCGCAGTTTGGGCATTCTACCATACCTGGAACTGATAATTTGAAATGCGTACGACGCTTTCTTTTTCTAGTTTTGGATGTTCTTCTGAAAGGTACAGCCATATTCCCACCTCCTTAAAAGATAGTTAAGATGGATATGAAGGCCGGTAATATGCCGGTTCTTCTTTATCTTTTTAATCTTAGTTTTCTTGAGCAGCAAATGCTACTCACTTTTTTTGTCGTCATCAAAAAACTTAGCAAGCCCAGCAAGTCTTGGATCGATTTTGTTCGCTTTATCTTCTTCAGATATTACTTGCCAATCTTTTCCTTCTTGCGGCGCAGCTCCTTCTGTATTTAAATCATCACAGAAGATTTGCATAGGTATTTCAAGGATGATAAGTTCCTTTATAACAGGTAACAAATCGACAACGTCTCCTTGAACTTGATGTGTTTCCTCGTCAGTTTCATAATCTGACGTATGTCGTAACATAAATGTTTCAGTTGTAGTTATCTCAAACGGATAATGAACATCCACTAGTGTTCTTGAACAAGGGAGTATCATTGTCCCGGAAATTGTTAAATGAAAAGTCACTTTTAAAGAACTGAGATCTGCACGACCTGTTATACGAACAGGTGAGATATCTCTTATTGAATTTTTAAGTTCCTTTAGCTCGGTAACATCCACAATCTCATCAATTGATAAACCTTTATGCTGCAACTGATTTAATTGACTAATTGTCCATTCCATATGAATCACCTCAAGGCAACAAAGGTAATTATAGCTTTGCATGATTTATTTGTCAATATTTTTTCTTTACACTATAATATAAGCAATGTTGTTTACTAATCAGTTTTACCATAATCGCCGGAAATATAGCAAGTTTTAATATAAAAGCAAATATTCTTATCTTGATTATTAAAGGAGACAAACTTTTGAAAGCAGTTGGAGTAGTTGTTGAGTATAATCCTTTTCATAATGGACATAAGTATCATCTGGAACAAGCTAAATCACAGACAAAAGCAGATGTGGTCGTTGCTGTTATGAGCGGCAATTTTCTTCAACGTGGTGAACCTGCTTTGGTGTCTAAATGGAGTAGAACAAAAATGGCTTTAGAAAATGGTGTTGATATCGTGGTTGAACTGCCTTATGTGTTTGCTACACAAAAGGCAGAAACCTTTGCTAATGGAGCAGTTGCAATACTTAGCCATTTATTCTGTAATTACTTATGTTTCGGAAGTGAACATGGGTCGATTACCGAGTTTAAAGATACACTATCTTTTTTAGAAAGAAACCAGGAAGTTTTTAATGAACTAGTAAAAAAAGCAATTCAACAAGGAGTAAGCTATCCTAGAGCATTATCTTTATCATATGATTCACTTGTAGCAGATTCCTCATTGATCGACTTAACACAACCAAATAATATTTTAGGTTATCATTATGTAAAAGCGATTTATGATCAAAAACAGAACATTGTTCCTTTTACAATTCAAAGAACAAATGCAAATTACCATGATGAGAATTTCTCCTCGGAAACAATTGCTAGTGCTACAAGTATTCGAAAATCCCTTTTCAAGAATAACGGAACACTTGAGCAAGTAAGGAATTATATCCCGTTAGAAACGAACAACATATTAAATCAATATAAACAAGAATTTGGACAGTTCCATGAGTGGGACGATTACTTCCATCTTCTAAAGTATAAAATAGTAACAAATACTGAACATGAATTACAAGAATTCTATGAGATTGAGGAAGGATTAGAACACCGGATAAAGAGGGTAATTCTTAAGTCTACAAACTTTAATGAGTTTATGCAGCAATTAAAAACTAAAAGGTACACTTGGACCAGATTACAAAGAGCCTGCTTACATATACTAACCAATTCGAAGAAGAGTTCTTTTACGAAAACCTTTGAACACCAAGATCCATCCTATATACGGCTTTTAGGAATGTCACAGAAAGGTCAACATTATTTATCTAGCATTAAAAAGGATATAAGTGTACCTGTTATATCGAAATTATCTTCATTTACAAATGAAATGATCCAGTTGGATATTAATGCAGCATATGCATACTCTATGACCCTTCCCGAACCAATTAGATCAAATTTTTTATTACAGGAGTACTCAACACCACCACTAAGGTACAATGAAACATCTTGTCAGTACATATAAAAGACACAAAGCAAAACTTTGTGTCTTTTATATGTCATTTATATTATTGGAAATAATAACTATTTGGTTAGTTATCATTCAAGCTCTCAAGATATTCCAGAGCATCGTCAAATGTATCGACTGGAACAATCTTCATCTCACTTTTTATTTTCTTGGCAGCAGCTAGTGCCTCATTGTAATTTGAATTTGGGATTCCTTGTTCATTTGGAGCGAAGAATACATCTACACCTGATTTGTCTGCCGCAACGATTTTTTGTGAAATACCTCCTATTCTACCT
Encoded here:
- the rpmF gene encoding 50S ribosomal protein L32 — encoded protein: MAVPFRRTSKTRKRKRRTHFKLSVPGMVECPNCGEMKLAHRVCKACGTYKGKEVVND
- a CDS encoding YceD family protein, whose amino-acid sequence is MEWTISQLNQLQHKGLSIDEIVDVTELKELKNSIRDISPVRITGRADLSSLKVTFHLTISGTMILPCSRTLVDVHYPFEITTTETFMLRHTSDYETDEETHQVQGDVVDLLPVIKELIILEIPMQIFCDDLNTEGAAPQEGKDWQVISEEDKANKIDPRLAGLAKFFDDDKKSE
- a CDS encoding nucleotidyltransferase, with product MKAVGVVVEYNPFHNGHKYHLEQAKSQTKADVVVAVMSGNFLQRGEPALVSKWSRTKMALENGVDIVVELPYVFATQKAETFANGAVAILSHLFCNYLCFGSEHGSITEFKDTLSFLERNQEVFNELVKKAIQQGVSYPRALSLSYDSLVADSSLIDLTQPNNILGYHYVKAIYDQKQNIVPFTIQRTNANYHDENFSSETIASATSIRKSLFKNNGTLEQVRNYIPLETNNILNQYKQEFGQFHEWDDYFHLLKYKIVTNTEHELQEFYEIEEGLEHRIKRVILKSTNFNEFMQQLKTKRYTWTRLQRACLHILTNSKKSSFTKTFEHQDPSYIRLLGMSQKGQHYLSSIKKDISVPVISKLSSFTNEMIQLDINAAYAYSMTLPEPIRSNFLLQEYSTPPLRYNETSCQYI